One window of the Trifolium pratense cultivar HEN17-A07 linkage group LG2, ARS_RC_1.1, whole genome shotgun sequence genome contains the following:
- the LOC123906449 gene encoding uncharacterized protein LOC123906449, with amino-acid sequence MLVANSFDLWRKDAFFSAAEEVQESADIMESAYRAWLRERRERSNPAELKELSRELQTALGTAKWQLEELEKAVRLSYRHLGDENRATRHRQFISAIESQISQVEAALRESNIEEGKQPLRWVNLDEEERDDFAAFLSGTCETVQNTRDDCVDVSPSMKTSILEKQVCKEDKIVNVNAFYSWDSSTNEKASMDAVAFNKDREYAIEIKVEDISRNSDDVVSQTDVTTSTRKTWSPPPNYAALRIVVSDEDEQRNKPSQTVDATPKEKGFKPPFWKQKFEEYPQAMRTVHIFNQIFGRNGLCQRQFQSPLHLRHGRSLKVTIALMMIIFLLVPFVFYST; translated from the exons ATGTTGGTAGCTAATAGCTTCGATCTATGGCGAAAAGATGCTTTCTTCTCTGCTGCCGAAGAGGTTCAGGAATCCGCTGATAT AATGGAATCCGCATACAGGGCGTGGTTAAGAGAGAGGCGAGAAAGATCAAATCCTGCGGAATTAAAGGAATTAAGCAGGGAGCTTCAAACTGCGTTAGGTACCGCTAAATGGCAG TTGGAAGAGTTGGAGAAAGCTGTCAGGCTAAGCTACCGACATCTTGGTGATGAAAATAGAGCCACTAGGCACAGGCAGTTTATTTCTGCCATTGAAAGCCAAATTTCTCAGGTTGAAGCAGCTTTGAGGGAATCTAATATTGAGGAAGGTAAGCAACCCCTTCGGTGGGTGAATCTGGACGAAGAAGAACGAGATGATTTTGCTGCATTTCTATCTGGAACGTGTGAGACCGTGCAAAACACTAGAGATGATTGTGTGGATGTTTCTCCTTCTATGAAAACCTCAATTTTGGAGAAACAAGTCTGCAAAGaagataaaattgtaaatgTAAATGCTTTTTACAGTTGGGATAGTTCTACTAATGAAAAAGCTTCTATGGATGCCGTTGCTTTTAACAAGGACAGAGAGTATGCAATAGAAATAAAAGTAGAAGACATTTCTAGAAATAGTGATGATGTTGTTTCTCAAACAGATGTGACGACTAGTACAAGGAAGACGTGGAGTCCTCCACCAAATTATGCCGCTTTAAGAATTGTAGTTTCTGATGAAGATGAGCAGAGAAATAAACCTTCACAGACTGTTGATGCCACCCCTAAAGAGAAAGGATTCAAACCTCCCTTCTGGaaacaaaaatttgaagaatatcCTCAGGCCATGCGAACAGTTCATATTTTCAATCAG ATTTTTGGTCGCAATGGTTTATGCCAGAGACAATTTCAAAGTCCATTGCATTTGCGACATGGTCGTTCTCTTAAAGTTACAATTGCTCTAATGatgatcatttttcttcttg TTCCATTTGTATTTTATTCAACTTGA